A region of Candidatus Roizmanbacteria bacterium DNA encodes the following proteins:
- a CDS encoding DUF3048 domain-containing protein has translation MNKKIILIVGAVIYLVTSFGSYKYFSANTVDTSEYEAPVVDADGNVVDTAPKTEECPLNGKMYSKNQRAKWEKRRPLGIMVQNNTEARPQSGLSSADIVHEAVAEGGITRFLVMYYCDESKIVGSVRSARIYFIRLLQGYGNNPLYGHVGGANTPGPADALGEIKKLGWFGYNDMDQFAVPFPNYWRDYDRLPGRATEHTVYTNTLKLWDYAAKNRDLTNVDEDGVAWDEDWEPWNFQDDAKEGSRGDVAKINYDFWDNNLGSAYTVQWNYDAVTNSYKRVNGGDPHVDKNTEEQLASKNVIVAFANESVANDGYEHGEHMLYDVIGSDDAIIFQNGEAIEGTWKKPKATDMMRFYDSKGKEIDLVRGQIWISILPSGNKVTY, from the coding sequence ATGAACAAAAAAATTATATTGATTGTCGGTGCGGTAATTTATCTGGTGACCAGTTTCGGATCTTACAAATACTTCAGTGCAAATACAGTTGATACTTCTGAATATGAAGCTCCTGTCGTCGATGCAGACGGCAACGTTGTTGATACTGCCCCCAAGACTGAAGAATGTCCTCTCAACGGTAAAATGTATTCTAAAAATCAGCGTGCGAAATGGGAGAAAAGGAGACCTCTCGGTATTATGGTACAAAACAATACTGAAGCAAGACCTCAATCGGGATTGTCGAGCGCTGATATCGTCCATGAAGCAGTCGCGGAAGGCGGAATAACCCGTTTTCTTGTTATGTATTACTGCGATGAATCGAAAATTGTCGGATCGGTGCGATCGGCACGTATTTATTTTATAAGACTGCTGCAGGGATACGGCAATAACCCTCTTTACGGTCATGTCGGCGGTGCAAACACTCCGGGACCGGCAGATGCCCTGGGTGAGATCAAAAAACTCGGTTGGTTCGGATACAATGATATGGACCAGTTTGCCGTACCGTTCCCGAATTACTGGAGGGATTATGATCGTCTTCCCGGACGGGCGACTGAACACACGGTATATACAAATACATTGAAGCTCTGGGATTATGCCGCCAAAAATAGAGACCTTACAAACGTTGATGAAGATGGTGTCGCGTGGGACGAAGACTGGGAACCGTGGAATTTCCAGGATGATGCAAAAGAAGGATCGCGCGGAGATGTAGCAAAGATCAACTATGACTTCTGGGACAACAACCTGGGTTCGGCATATACAGTCCAGTGGAATTATGACGCCGTAACCAATAGCTACAAGCGTGTTAACGGCGGAGACCCTCATGTAGATAAAAATACGGAAGAACAATTAGCATCCAAAAATGTTATCGTTGCTTTTGCAAATGAAAGTGTCGCAAATGACGGCTACGAGCACGGAGAACATATGCTGTATGATGTTATCGGTTCCGATGATGCCATTATTTTCCAGAACGGTGAAGCTATAGAAGGTACGTGGAAAAAGCCGAAAGCCACCGATATGATGCGTTTTTATGACTCGAAGGGGAAGGAAATTGATCTTGTCCGCGGACAGATCTGGATTTCGATCCTTCCTTCAGGCAACAAAGTTACCTATTAA
- the thpR gene encoding RNA 2',3'-cyclic phosphodiesterase: protein MRLFLAAAIPENVVSELDALYDGLKRDYHEFNWVPQKNYHVTIAFLGERSEDKMPYIIEAIERSTFDIQPTRLFALETGMFVHQGIILRLAFSRNKDFEKIRERTVDLFSMEKENDLKKKYIPHMTLARYKLPSKQQYFHLRKKLQRLNTTIEFPVTEIHLYKSITKPTNPEYEIVHTFELVE, encoded by the coding sequence ATGCGTTTATTTCTTGCGGCGGCTATTCCTGAAAATGTCGTATCGGAGCTTGATGCTTTGTATGACGGATTGAAACGGGATTACCATGAATTCAACTGGGTACCTCAAAAAAATTACCACGTGACGATTGCCTTTTTAGGCGAACGAAGTGAAGACAAAATGCCGTATATTATTGAAGCAATCGAGCGCTCGACGTTTGATATACAGCCGACAAGGCTTTTTGCACTTGAGACCGGGATGTTTGTTCATCAGGGAATTATTTTACGGCTTGCTTTCAGCCGGAATAAAGATTTTGAAAAGATCCGTGAGAGGACGGTCGACCTTTTCAGTATGGAGAAGGAAAATGATTTGAAAAAGAAATATATCCCGCATATGACACTGGCAAGATATAAATTGCCGTCAAAACAACAATATTTCCATCTGCGGAAAAAACTTCAGAGGTTGAACACTACAATCGAATTCCCGGTTACGGAAATCCATTTGTATAAAAGCATAACAAAGCCAACGAACCCAGAGTATGAAATTGTCCATACTTTTGAGCTCGTTGAGTGA
- the secD gene encoding protein translocase subunit SecD — translation MKYIKYLFIALLALLILWIDLPRPIPIRFNAFGREVNTRIPTLAFTMQLGDRIIRKEFKTQLGLDLKGGSHLVFEADTSKVSSADLEDALTSSRDIIERRVNMFGVSEPVVRTVQSGEIYRIEVDLPGVTDVAQASSLIGQTAQLHFKEKGEQTEEEATQSAGLAFLNLRQETGLTGKDVTKATVVFDQQNGQPQVQLDFTAEGKKKFAEITKRNVGEPVGIYLDEILISAPVVQQEIRDGNAVISGNFRVEDAKQLATAINSGALPLPIKLVEQRSIGPSLGAVEVQRSVIAGIVGLGMVLTFMIAYYGRLGVIAGIGLIIYGLITFAIFRAIPIVLTLPGVAGFLLSIGMAVDSNILIFERIKEEQRKGKSFEAAIRIGFGRAIDAIKDANVTTLLVAFILFNPLNWEFLPQFGLVRGFALTLAVGVATSLFTGVVITNRLIKTFYTYK, via the coding sequence ATGAAATACATAAAGTACCTTTTTATCGCACTGCTTGCCTTGCTTATCTTATGGATAGATCTTCCCCGTCCGATTCCGATCAGATTTAATGCATTCGGCCGTGAAGTAAATACCAGAATCCCGACTCTTGCGTTTACTATGCAGCTTGGAGATCGGATTATCCGAAAGGAATTTAAAACTCAGCTTGGTTTGGATTTGAAGGGAGGAAGCCATCTCGTTTTTGAAGCCGATACTTCAAAAGTTTCTTCTGCAGATCTTGAAGATGCTTTGACATCTTCACGTGATATTATTGAACGCCGTGTCAATATGTTCGGCGTATCCGAACCCGTTGTCAGGACTGTCCAGTCAGGAGAGATATATCGGATTGAAGTCGATCTCCCGGGTGTGACGGATGTCGCTCAGGCGTCGTCTCTGATCGGACAGACAGCGCAGCTTCATTTTAAGGAAAAAGGCGAGCAAACGGAAGAAGAGGCGACTCAAAGCGCGGGACTTGCATTTCTGAATCTTAGGCAGGAAACCGGACTGACTGGAAAAGACGTCACAAAGGCAACGGTCGTTTTTGATCAGCAGAACGGTCAGCCTCAGGTGCAGTTGGATTTTACGGCTGAGGGGAAAAAGAAGTTTGCAGAGATCACCAAACGCAATGTCGGCGAACCCGTAGGGATATATCTTGATGAGATACTCATATCTGCACCTGTTGTACAGCAGGAAATTCGGGACGGGAATGCGGTCATCTCCGGAAATTTCCGTGTAGAAGATGCCAAACAACTTGCAACTGCAATCAATTCAGGCGCGCTTCCTCTTCCGATCAAACTCGTTGAACAGAGGAGCATCGGTCCGTCGCTCGGAGCGGTAGAAGTCCAGAGAAGTGTTATTGCCGGGATCGTCGGACTGGGAATGGTGCTTACTTTCATGATAGCCTATTACGGCAGGCTCGGAGTTATTGCCGGGATCGGGCTTATTATCTACGGCCTTATCACCTTTGCGATTTTCCGTGCTATTCCGATCGTTCTGACGCTTCCGGGAGTAGCCGGTTTTCTTCTTTCGATCGGTATGGCAGTTGATTCGAATATTCTTATTTTTGAGAGAATCAAGGAAGAGCAGCGAAAGGGAAAATCATTTGAAGCAGCTATCCGAATCGGATTCGGTCGTGCAATTGACGCTATTAAAGATGCCAATGTCACCACATTGCTGGTAGCCTTTATTCTCTTTAATCCGTTGAATTGGGAATTTCTTCCGCAGTTCGGTTTAGTGAGGGGATTTGCTTTGACTCTTGCCGTCGGAGTTGCGACGAGCCTATTTACCGGTGTAGTCATCACAAATAGACTTATTAAA
- a CDS encoding DUF4012 domain-containing protein has protein sequence MLLKTEIQDTSQKALIVAPHDTLFLKKLKNKLKEMNLDVFSTSTPVTDYSKYDICIFVQFTDILLPSIKNLTDTKFIFILFNEYELAQTYASFAYEYKLQHIKILNLETSPAQYDKDIDTLFWFSFSRTEDIFLHIFHQQPFEQVKKSKPKKKPFSWKQFLTPRKLVSFGIALLVFSQFIFMIPLLGSTVSHYFAYKQLIKGNVETAEPHLERGSAMLAAGEGLFSFSKPVLYFFSIGLPFENLIQLNSSASVIMSKASDLQQDAKLLADGIFEKNKSDQDVTELIEAKERLNSNVTDVREQIDLLENKMPTWNAQLTDAKEKLRKIDQSLGFYESIGPHLDTLLARDTDKKYLLLFANNMELRPGGGFIGSYAIVHVSNYTIGDIQVYDVYDADGQLTSHIAPPEPISKFMEQPFWYLRDSAFTGDFIDNFTQAEEFLEIEVGETDFDGGLLLTTTAVKNILSTVDSLYIPDYRDTITAENFYLKAQLYAEEEFFPGSIQKKSFLSDVMDQMLLHLADADMEALFSNIKDSLNQKQLVLYSKDPGLQSVFEEQYWSGRMLSPSCTVSDHCIPDYAYQLDANLGVNKANFFVQRPTSLKVSIDSSGKIVNTLSVMYSNDSNQGVFPGGTYKNYFQVLLPPNSFIQSVTVDGSPVEEYDETNFTYKTVGFLLTVEPQEKRKVEIIYRLPTTIIQGAGVYQLILQKQIGSPNYDLQFAFEVPSNISVTRHNLSPLAESDKILYNTSVSSDKIFLIEFTKNQ, from the coding sequence ATGTTGCTGAAAACAGAAATACAGGATACATCACAGAAAGCATTAATTGTCGCTCCGCATGACACTCTGTTTCTTAAAAAACTTAAAAATAAGCTAAAAGAAATGAATTTGGATGTATTTTCAACTTCAACTCCGGTCACGGATTACTCCAAATATGATATCTGTATCTTCGTACAATTCACGGATATTCTCCTGCCGTCAATAAAGAACCTGACTGATACTAAGTTTATTTTTATACTGTTTAATGAATATGAACTTGCTCAGACATATGCTTCGTTTGCATATGAATACAAACTGCAGCACATAAAAATACTGAATCTTGAGACCAGTCCTGCACAGTATGACAAAGATATCGATACTCTTTTCTGGTTTTCCTTTTCCCGGACTGAGGATATATTTCTTCATATCTTCCATCAGCAACCGTTCGAACAAGTCAAAAAATCGAAACCGAAAAAAAAGCCGTTTTCCTGGAAACAATTTCTTACACCCAGAAAACTTGTCTCATTCGGTATAGCATTATTGGTTTTCTCGCAATTTATTTTCATGATTCCTCTTCTCGGAAGTACTGTCTCCCATTATTTCGCTTACAAACAGTTGATTAAAGGGAATGTTGAAACCGCAGAACCGCATCTTGAGCGTGGCAGCGCAATGCTTGCTGCAGGTGAAGGTTTATTTAGTTTTTCTAAACCCGTTTTGTACTTTTTTTCAATCGGTTTGCCGTTTGAGAATCTGATACAACTGAACTCATCGGCATCCGTCATTATGTCCAAAGCATCTGACCTTCAACAGGATGCAAAGTTGCTGGCCGACGGTATCTTTGAAAAAAACAAGTCTGATCAGGATGTGACCGAACTCATAGAAGCAAAAGAAAGGCTGAATTCAAATGTTACTGATGTCCGGGAACAAATCGACCTGCTGGAAAATAAGATGCCCACCTGGAATGCACAGCTGACTGACGCAAAAGAAAAACTCAGGAAGATTGATCAGTCTCTCGGTTTTTATGAATCGATCGGTCCTCATCTGGATACTCTTCTTGCCCGTGATACGGACAAAAAATATCTTCTGTTATTTGCCAATAATATGGAACTCCGGCCGGGAGGTGGTTTTATCGGATCATATGCTATTGTTCATGTTTCAAATTACACAATCGGTGATATACAGGTCTACGACGTGTACGATGCCGACGGACAGTTGACATCACATATCGCCCCGCCCGAACCGATTTCAAAATTTATGGAGCAACCGTTCTGGTATCTTCGTGATTCGGCATTTACGGGTGATTTTATCGACAATTTCACTCAGGCAGAGGAATTCCTGGAAATTGAAGTCGGAGAAACGGATTTTGACGGAGGACTGCTTCTCACAACAACGGCAGTGAAAAATATTTTGAGTACTGTTGACAGTCTGTATATTCCCGATTATCGAGATACCATTACCGCAGAGAATTTTTATCTGAAAGCACAGCTATATGCCGAAGAAGAGTTTTTCCCCGGATCGATACAGAAAAAAAGCTTTTTATCCGATGTAATGGATCAGATGCTTTTGCATCTGGCAGATGCCGATATGGAAGCGCTCTTTTCAAATATTAAAGATTCACTGAATCAAAAGCAGCTGGTTTTGTACAGCAAAGACCCCGGGCTTCAATCGGTTTTTGAGGAACAGTACTGGTCAGGACGTATGTTGTCACCAAGCTGTACCGTATCAGATCACTGTATTCCTGATTATGCTTACCAGCTGGACGCCAACCTCGGTGTCAACAAAGCAAATTTTTTCGTCCAGCGGCCGACTTCTCTGAAGGTTTCGATTGATTCCTCGGGAAAGATAGTGAACACGCTTTCAGTTATGTATTCCAATGACTCCAATCAGGGGGTGTTTCCCGGGGGAACCTACAAAAATTATTTTCAGGTTCTTCTTCCTCCGAATTCATTCATCCAAAGTGTAACGGTGGACGGATCTCCGGTTGAGGAATATGATGAAACCAATTTTACCTACAAGACTGTCGGTTTCCTCCTAACTGTTGAGCCGCAGGAAAAACGGAAAGTCGAGATCATATACCGTCTTCCGACAACTATTATCCAGGGAGCAGGAGTATATCAGCTAATCCTGCAGAAACAGATCGGCTCTCCGAATTATGATCTGCAGTTTGCTTTTGAGGTGCCGTCAAACATTTCGGTGACCCGACATAATCTTTCTCCTCTTGCAGAGAGTGATAAAATCCTCTATAATACCTCAGTTTCATCAGATAAGATTTTCCTGATAGAATTTACTAAAAACCAATAA
- a CDS encoding adenylyltransferase/cytidyltransferase family protein — protein MKQNIWKYESVESLRDKWDGKISVLCGGCFDLMHYGHFSFLRDAKASGDILIIALESDEAINKRKHRTPIHSQLQRAEILASLDVVDYVILLPFFTEDKEYGRMVEVIRPSLVAVTKGDPNIERKRKQTLAVGADVVEVSPLLEAFSTSKILNSL, from the coding sequence ATGAAACAGAACATATGGAAATACGAGAGTGTCGAAAGCTTGCGTGATAAGTGGGACGGCAAGATTTCGGTATTATGCGGAGGCTGTTTTGATTTGATGCATTACGGACATTTCTCTTTTTTACGCGATGCCAAGGCAAGTGGAGATATTCTTATAATCGCTCTTGAATCGGATGAGGCGATAAATAAACGGAAACACCGTACTCCCATTCATTCCCAATTGCAGCGTGCTGAAATCCTAGCAAGTCTGGATGTAGTTGATTATGTTATACTGCTTCCTTTCTTCACCGAAGATAAGGAGTACGGTCGGATGGTTGAAGTGATCCGTCCGTCATTGGTTGCGGTTACCAAGGGAGATCCCAACATTGAGCGGAAACGAAAGCAGACGCTGGCTGTCGGGGCAGACGTTGTGGAGGTAAGTCCTTTGCTTGAAGCATTTTCAACTTCAAAAATTCTTAATTCGTTATAA